A stretch of Bombina bombina isolate aBomBom1 chromosome 2, aBomBom1.pri, whole genome shotgun sequence DNA encodes these proteins:
- the LOC128647444 gene encoding uncharacterized protein LOC128647444, translating into MESHQMHAQAPGQYNVALEHAKGQMHTDNRTAHTQFSAASHTTSSCTNPQSMNVQSVSNAGIAGMNAQSVSHTRISGMNVQSVSKAGRSAMNVQSVPNRGLSAMNVATSQLQVGGVNAVHGTLGHDAVGNHNIQSSAGGGGVSRRVSSVANASMSDQNASGLGSTNPPFTGVRSARDLFSLLQTAAQMEPQQVDMPSASSTSTSANPPEQAGSSLQRGASTDSNQREDASRPDPSASGPESQDNAVAVPGPVSGAKRIWIVGHSYVHWASIRSSALPGGQNLGFPFTLDSIRWLGERGMCWPALPSRIPEALVRWGKPHVIILHIGGNDLGAIPILELIKIMQADIAWIRARIPNVLVGWSNIVPRLEWHHMSSHSTAY; encoded by the exons ATGGAATCACACCAGATGCACGCCCAGGCTCCAGGACAATACAATGTCGCGCTTGAACACGCCAAAGGGCAGATGCACACAGATAACAGGACAGCTCATACTCAATTTAGCGCAGCATCACATACAACCAGTAGCTGCACGAATCCTCAAAGTATGAATGTACAATCTGTGTCAAATGCAGGTATTGCAGGTATGAATGCACAATCTGTTTCACACACTAGGATTTCAGGCATGAATGTGCAATCTGTTTCTAAGGCAGGTAGGTCAGCTATGAATGTGCAATCTGTTCCAAATAGAGGTCTGTCGGCTATGAATGTGGCAACATCCCAATTGCAAGTTGGTGGTGTCAATGCAGTGCATGGAACATTGGGTCATGATGCGGTTGGGAACCATAACATACAGAGTTCAGCTGGGGGAGGTGGTGTGTCAAGGAGGGTTTCTAGTGTTGCGAATGCCAGCATGAGTGACCAGAATGCATCAGGCTTGGGGTCTACTAACCCTCCCTTTaccggtgtccgtagtgctcgcgatCTCTTCTCTTTGTTGCAGACCGCAGCGCAGATGGAACCGCAACAGGTTGATATGCCTTCGGCTTCGTCTACTTCTACTTCAGCGAATCCTCCTGAACAGGCGGGTTCATCGTTACAGCGAGGAGCGTCTACCGACTCCAATCAACGGGAAGATGCTTCAAGGCCTGATCCTTCTGCTTCAGGTCCGGAGTCTCAGGACAATGCAGTTGCCGTCCCCG GACCTGTCAGCGGCGCCAAGAGGatctggatcgtggggcactcctatgtgCATTGGGCCTCCATCCGTAGTTCCGCCCTTCCGGGGGGACAGAATTTGGGCTTTCCTTTCACCCTAGAttcaattagatggttaggggagagagggatgtgttggcccgcGCTTCCATCGCGTATTCcggaggccctagtacgctggggtaaacctcatgttATAATTCTCCATAtagggggcaatgatttgggcgccaTTCCGATCTTGGAGCTAATCAAGATCATGCAGGCGGATATCGCTTGGATCAGGGCTCGGATTCCGAatgtgttggtcggttggtccaacaTAGTTCCCAGGCTGGAATGGCATCACATGTCTAGCCACAGCACTGCTTACTAG